AGTGGCCCGTGGAATTCAGACCTCACGATCCCAGCGGATGAGGGCCCAGGCCCTGCCCCGGCTTCCCTCGATCCCCCAGCCCTGGCCCAGCGGCACCAGCCGGCGCTCCAGGAAGTCCTGGAGGCGCTGGTCCTCTTCGGGATTCAGATCCTCGATGAGCAGACGGTGGAAATCCAGGGCGTCCTCCCGGGAATCGAAGGTCCGGTCGTCCTGCAGGCGAACGATCTTCACATCGGCACAGATGCCCCGCTGGTGCAGGTAGTTATACACGTAGATGTAGTCCGCCCCCCGCCCCCGACGGCGCCCCACGGCATCCATCACATCCGCATCCAGGGGACCAGCTCCCGCCGGGCAGGAGAGCATCACCCGCTTCCGGGCGCAGCGCTCCAGCTTGTCGATGGCCACCTCCAGGTCCTCCACAATGAGGGAACGGGAAGCGAAGGCCGCATCGTGAACCCCGATGCCCAGGCTCTCCCAGTCGTCCTCCCAGCTCCCGTGGACCGCCCGCAGGTTGCTGAGCTCCTTCTCGATCGCCCCCTGGGAGAGACGCTGGATCATGACTTCCGAGAAGTCCATGCCCGTGACGGACTGCACCCTGGCGGCCAGAGGGTGGGCCAGGAGTCCCGGACCACAGCCCACGTCCAGCACCGACCACTGGGGATCGGGATCCAGGAAGGCCAGGAACTGATCCGCATAAGTGTTGGGGCGACTCTTGCGTGCGAAGGTGGGCGCCCGCTTGTTCCAGTAGTC
The sequence above is drawn from the uncultured Holophaga sp. genome and encodes:
- a CDS encoding class I SAM-dependent methyltransferase — protein: MNDDANCPTGSLPDWNALWKENHRRERARSGERSDYWNKRAPTFARKSRPNTYADQFLAFLDPDPQWSVLDVGCGPGLLAHPLAARVQSVTGMDFSEVMIQRLSQGAIEKELSNLRAVHGSWEDDWESLGIGVHDAAFASRSLIVEDLEVAIDKLERCARKRVMLSCPAGAGPLDADVMDAVGRRRGRGADYIYVYNYLHQRGICADVKIVRLQDDRTFDSREDALDFHRLLIEDLNPEEDQRLQDFLERRLVPLGQGWGIEGSRGRAWALIRWDREV